In the Acidobacteriota bacterium genome, GCGCCGTCCTCAGGCCCCAACCTGACGGTGGAGTGGTACGTCAACAACGCCAAGGTGCGCACCTCCAGCGTCTCCCCGGGGAATACCTCCTCCTACACCTTTACCGCACCCCTCGGTGGCACCACCTGGACGGTGCGCATGAAGGCCATCGACAACAATTCGCTGTTGCACAGCGCTACCCGGCCCCAGGTGGCCAAGTCGGCGACCTGGACCATCCAGGTCAGCGGCGGCGGCTGTCAGTTCTGCGTTCAGGGCGACTGACTACGGCCACGTCTTGACTCAGCGGCTCCCGGGGCTCTTTTCTTGAGCCTCGGGAGCCGCTCTCTTTGCGTGGAGTCAGAAATTGGGTCTCGGGTCCATGGACCTGGAGCCGCTGAGGTAGCATTCCTCTAGTGCTCTCGGGACCGGGCGCGGCCCTGTCTATCTGCACCGGGTCTCCTGCCCACGAGTCTTCTCCCTACCAGCGAGGCATCCACCCATGGCATTCAACTTCGACCGGCTGGACTTTGATCGCCTGGACCGAGCCATCTCCGCCTTCATGCGCCACTACGGCACCTTGGCTCTGCGCATCTCCCTGGGCGTCATCTTCATCTGGTTCGGCATCCTCAAGCCCTTGGGCATCTCGCCGGCGCAGCCGCTGGTGGAGGCGACCACCGCTTGGTTGCCGTTCCTCAGCCCGCAGGCCTGGGTCGGGGTGATCGGGTGGTGGGAGGTGGCCATCGGGGTGGCCTTCCTATTCCGCCCGACCCTCCGCATCGCCATCGCGCTGCTGGCGCTCCAGATGGTGGGAACCTTCCTACCGCTGGTCCTGTTGCCGGAGGTGGCGTTTCAGGCGGGACGGATCCCGTACGGACCGACGATGGAAGGGCAGTACATCGTCAAGAACCTGATGATCATCTCGGCGGCCATGGTGGTCGGGGGGACGGTGCGGCGGAAGGGCGAGGATCGGGAGTCCAAGACCGATAGGTCAGTCCGATAGGTCGGTCCGCAAGAGGGTACCCACCTTCTGATTTCCCGCTCCGAGGCCAGAGATTCCACGAAGATCTCAAGGCACCCGCCGACTCCACCTCGTCGTATCCCCACTCTCGAAACCATCGGTAAAGATCGAGTTCACCTGGAATCCGACGACGAAGCGACTCTGGAAGGCGATGTTGGCGCCATCGCTGTTGCGGATCGCCCATTGCTCGAGAGTGGGGTCGTAGGCCACTGCATAGGGATGGTAGTTCTCTCCGTTGGGGCCGAAGGGGATCAGCTCGTAGGCCCACACCAATGGGTCCGGGTTGCCGTCGAGCATGGGGTGGCTCAGATAGGTGGTGTCGGAGCTGGTGTTGGAGGCGGTGGCGAAGTGGTCGAAGGTTTCGAAGGATGCATCGGCAACGAAGACGTTGAACTCGGTGCCTTCGGGCAGGGTCTCCCCGACGGGTACTTCGATGGTCCAGGTCTCCTCCGGGCTGCTGATGGAATACGAACGGAAGGAAGTTTCCAGCGTTGGCCCGTTGGGCTCGCCGTTGGGAGTGCGGTTGTGGGTGACCAGGAAGCGGCTCTCGTCCCCCGTGAGCAAAGGGTTGTCGAGGCGGGTGGAGCGGCCCACGGTGTTGGCCTCGGTGACCTGGTGGACGAAGGAACGGCTGGAAGGCGCCACCAGCACGTTGAAGGCTGCCCCATCGGGCATCAGGGCGAGATCTTCGTTGATGATGCTCCAGCGGTTCGAGCTGTAGAAGACTCCGATGTAGTGCGGGTTGTTGACGCCGGCGCCGCCGCCGTCAGGGTTGTAATTCGGCGTCACGATGAGCCGTGCCGAGGGCTGGCCGTTGACCGCCGGGTGGTCGAGCTGGGTTACGTTGAGGAAGCTGTTGCCGCTGTCGGCGACGTGGACGAAGGCCTCCTGGCCCTGGGCATTGGAGACTCCGAAGAGGGAGACCACGAGCAGGGTCATCGCCATCAGGCCGGCGAGGTGCCAGCCCTGACGCGGGAGGGCTTGGAGATCTTGGAGGTTGCCTAAATTTCTGTTCATGCGCATTAGGCTATCGCATCTTCTTTGTGGCTTCAGTAGCTCGTCCCGGAAGCTTTCGATTCCGCCCTGATCGGGCCGGGTCCTTGGGCTACAATCCAGGTTTCCGACGAGATCCCGATGAAGATCACCAGATTCAAAGTCGTCGCCTTCGCCTTGCTCCTCCTCCTGCTGGTCACCGCCGGGTGGCTGTGGCTGGAGATCACCCACCTGCCCGACGGTCTGCGGCCCCAGGCCCGCGAGAGCGCTGGCGTGCTCCTCGACAACGTGCGCCTCGCCTCCATGGTGCCCGGAGCGCCGGAGGTGGAGGAGGGGCGGAGCGTGCTCGTCCAGGGGGATCGCATTGCCGAGGTCGGGGCAGCGGGAGCGGTGGAGGCTCCGGAAGGGGTGCGCCGGATCGATGGGGCCGGGCGGACGCTGATTCCGGGGTTGATCGATGCCCACATTCACCTCAGCGACGAGGCGGAGCTGGCGGCGTATTTGGCCCACGGCGTGACCGGCGTGCGCAATATGTCCGGCTACCCCTTCCATCTGAGGTTGCCGCAGCGCATGGAGGCCGGCGAGCTGCTGGGGCCGGACTTCATCACCACCGGCCCGATTCTCAACAGCCACGGTCCCAACGAGAACGTGCTGCAGCAGATCGTCACCACCGCCGACGAGGCCCGCGCCGCCGTTCGGGCGCAGCACGAGGCGGGCTACCGGACGGTGAAGGTCTACTCGAATCTCACCGGCGAGGCCTTCGAGGCCATCCTCGCCGAGGCGGAGGCTCTCGGCATGAGCGTGACGGGCCACTCGCCGGAGGGAGTGCGCACTGCGGGAGTACCGTGGGAGAAGCCGTTCGACGTGCCGTGGACGGCTTCGGTGGGGCGCGATTTCACTACTTTGGAGCACGTCGAGACCGTCGTCTGGCACAGCCTGCGGGACGATCTGGACGAGGAGAAGATGCGGGCCGTGGCGGACCGGCTGCGCGCTTCCGGTGACGTGGTGACGCCGACCCTCATCGCCCACCGGCGCCTGGTGCTCATCGCACAAAGCCAGGGCGCCTACCTCGAACGCCCGGGCTCCGAGACCATCAATCCGTTGGTGCGGCTCTTCGAGCAGGGCGCTGAAGAGTATTGGAGCAGCGCCGAGGTTTCCGAGTACGAAGCGCCCCACGCCGAATTCTTCCTGAAGGCCACGGGCCTGCTCCACGAGGCGGGGGTCCCCCTCATCGCCGGCACCGATGCCGGCGGCTTCGGCATCATCCCCGGGGCGTCCCTGGCGCGGGAGCTGGAGCTGCTCGTCGCCGCGGGATTGTCGCCCCACGACGCCCTCGCCACGGCTACCCGGGTGAGCGCACAGGCTTTGGGCTTCGAGCGGACAGGACAGATCGCCCCGGGCTACCGCGCCAACCTCGTCCTCTTGGAGGAAGATCCCCTGCAGCGTATCGGGGCGGTCGAATCGCCAGCGGCGGTGATGATCCGCGGGGAGTGGCTCGACGAGGCTCGCCTCGAAAGTTTGCGTCAGGCGGCCCGCGACACCTCCTTGGTTCGTTCCGCCTGGCGGGCGCTGGAGATGAAGGGGGCGATGTGATGGCAGCCCGGAGCTTCCCCGTCCGCCTCATCGCCGTGGTCAACACCGTCGCGGCGCTGCTCCACGTCGGTTTCTGGCTCGCGGTGATCGTGCAGCTGCGTTCCGCGGCTCCCGGCCCGGCCC is a window encoding:
- a CDS encoding amidohydrolase family protein; this encodes MKITRFKVVAFALLLLLLVTAGWLWLEITHLPDGLRPQARESAGVLLDNVRLASMVPGAPEVEEGRSVLVQGDRIAEVGAAGAVEAPEGVRRIDGAGRTLIPGLIDAHIHLSDEAELAAYLAHGVTGVRNMSGYPFHLRLPQRMEAGELLGPDFITTGPILNSHGPNENVLQQIVTTADEARAAVRAQHEAGYRTVKVYSNLTGEAFEAILAEAEALGMSVTGHSPEGVRTAGVPWEKPFDVPWTASVGRDFTTLEHVETVVWHSLRDDLDEEKMRAVADRLRASGDVVTPTLIAHRRLVLIAQSQGAYLERPGSETINPLVRLFEQGAEEYWSSAEVSEYEAPHAEFFLKATGLLHEAGVPLIAGTDAGGFGIIPGASLARELELLVAAGLSPHDALATATRVSAQALGFERTGQIAPGYRANLVLLEEDPLQRIGAVESPAAVMIRGEWLDEARLESLRQAARDTSLVRSAWRALEMKGAM
- a CDS encoding DoxX family protein, producing MAFNFDRLDFDRLDRAISAFMRHYGTLALRISLGVIFIWFGILKPLGISPAQPLVEATTAWLPFLSPQAWVGVIGWWEVAIGVAFLFRPTLRIAIALLALQMVGTFLPLVLLPEVAFQAGRIPYGPTMEGQYIVKNLMIISAAMVVGGTVRRKGEDRESKTDRSVR